CGTCCCTCAGCCCGACCTGGGCCGGCCGAAAGGCTGCCAAGGCCCACGCGCGCgctcgcccccccccccccccaactgGCAAAtgccattttgcaaaaaagcccaATGTTTTCGGCTATTTGCgatttggtccatgtatctatTTAGTAGTAGTATTTTCATACTTATAGGTCCCTgcacttatatttatttagattcCAGTGGTTTTAGGATGGATTCTTGTTAAAAGACATATTCCTATGTAAATGTCAATGTAAATATTGTCGTTTTCAATGAGTTTGTATGATATACATCCCctattacatgtgatatttacgCTTTTGCAATTGAGATCTTTATTTCTTGCATATTTGAAAGTTTTGCTTCAACGATTAAGTCCCAAAATGGCATAAAAAATGCCCAAATTAGACTTGATTCAAGAAAAAACTTCTTAAGTGATAAGCAAAAATTATCACTATGTGACTACCTCAATTTAGTATATGCGAAACACAAGGACTATAgactttcaataacggtaaaatgctaaatggcgttgaatgttccgtgggaacatacactTTATTGAAAGCGGCGAATTATTTCGTGTAGTGCCGAGAGGTCTACATTGTGTCGAATACACACAATGACTACCTTCAACGTGCTTTTCCaatattaaattaaaaaataacacaaggtgctacagtctttcaataacggtaaaatgctaaatggcgttgaatgttccgtggcaacatacaccttattgaaagcagcgaaCTTTTCGCGTAGAGCTGAGAGATCTACACCAATAATCGGTGATTATCTTCAAAGTGTTATTTGAGGTCTACACTATATGAATTTAACATCGATTAAATCTTATGCATTTTCTTGCAATTTAGTTACAACGATGATCACAATATTTTGGCTTTACCTACTAGTAATTGGCAAAATCCATGGTTTTTCAACCCCATGTAGAACAAAATGACCGGGAAAGAGTTTGATGAACTCGCCCTCGACGGTCGAAACTATCCAACTTGGGCAATGGACGTAAAAGTGAGCCTTGCGTAACGCGGTCTTTCAGCAACCATACAACCTCCTCAAGAGGGACAACCCCACATCGTAGATTTATACAAATATAATGCCTTATATACTATAACGAACCACATCCATGTTGATCTCAAATTAGAGTATCTCATGGAAGAAGATCTATACACACTATGGCTTGCCCTTCAAATTATATATGAACAACAGAAGGCCGTGATTTTGCCTGAAACCACACATGAATGGACTCAACTACCCCTACAAGAATTTAAATCTATTGGAGAGTTCAATCATGccattcataaaaaaaattcaaagttGCAATTTTGCGAGAAGGAACCTTCTGAAGCGGAAAAGATTGATAAGACCTTATCCACTATGCTTCCGGCCGATAGGATCGTCCAGCAACAGTATCGTGCACGCCAATTCAATAGATATTCTGACCTTATCCATGTTTTACTTCTAGCCGAAAAGCATGATGAACTTCTAATGAGGAACCATCATCAGCGTCCTGTATCCATGTTTTAATGAGGATCATTTCCCGGCATTAGGAGGAGCATTAAAGTACCAAAAACAACAATGCCAGGAAATCATTGGAAAGTCCAAGGCATTTCCGCCTCAGATCCACGTACTCAAGAAACTGAACAACATCttcagaaaattataaatttgcaacatattgcaaacaatttaccagacgcatttgttgattaagggggagtgttgagaataattatttatgatcaattaggattaatctattactatctattaaattggagttggtggtgatgatacgGTCGGGGTCGTCGCCGTAGGTtcacttcgttaaaattacaaccaatatgccactgcccgttattttctttttctccagtttttttcacgatttttcCTACTCCATCTTACAatcgacgccaccacacccgcatgccgcagaaaataaaaataaatagtttgtgattttattgacccgtagcaacacacgggcacacctgctagttattagttaattaatagttAATTAGCCAGTTAATGATGTAACTGTTCGTGTCAAAATTGGGACGCGAATGTCCAAAACTtgggacaccaatgcatgtattggtgtcCCTTCCTGTTGTGTATATATGATCATCATTCAATGTAAAGAACACACAGATTCATTTCACAACAGTTTTCACTGCATACCTAGCTATGTTAAATTGCTGGATCAATTCATGCCAAATTATTTTGCTGGATCAGTTGTCTTGAATTTCAACAAGGACTTCTTCCCTGTTACCAGAACGGAGCGGAGTCAGGGGACAACACAAATCTCAGCCGTACATAGGCCTTCGATGGACGGTCCGAAACCGCCCACCGACTTCCGTTCCTCTTCCGGCGTCGCGTATCTGCATTGTGTAATCGAGTAACAGAGAATTCAATCTTCGTCCTCGGCGACTCCCAAATTCGCCTCCTCAGCCCCCATCGCCTTCTTCGGCTCAGATCGACCAGACGCCGGGAGATCGCCGGGGCCGATCCGTCCTCCGCGAAGCCGCTCCGGATCAGGTCCGGATCAGGTTTCGCGGCAAGCAGCCGGCGGGAAGCCAtggagacgccgccgccgttccagGAGTCGGCCCACTGCGACGTCTGCCGCTGCACCTTCTCCaccttccgccgccgcgtacgcatcctctccctctcccccctGACTCATCCGGACGGGGattccttcttttgtttgctatGGATCGAAGCATAGATCGGCTGAGCTCCATGTTTCTGATTTTCTGACGAGTTGTAAGCTCTTGCAGCACCACTGCCGCAACTGCGGGAGGACGCTCTGCCACGAGCACTCTTCGTACCACATGGTAAGAAACCCCAAAACCGATGAAGTTTATGTGTAGGAATCATGTTTGCTCTAGGCTCTAGCTCTTGAAGTTCCCGGGGAGTTGGGGTTCCAAAGCTTAGTAGCTTGAAACTGTTTGCTTCGATTGGTTCCAGGCCCTGCCTCAGTACGGGATATACACGGACGTTAGGGTCTGCTATGAGTGCTTCAGCAAATCCTCCAGGTAGCCTGCCCGATTGCTTGAATCTGATTGTGCAGTCACTTATGTTTGGTTTAGAGATAAGCAGATTTTGTTCGTTATATAGTTAAGGTTTCATGTGTAATGTTTCAGACGCGGGGGTGTTCGTAATGAGAGTTCACCCGTGAGCGTCTCTAGTGTGTCTGACTCCTTGTCAGGGTTAAATTTGGATAAAGATGATGCTTCGTCGCCCACAAAATATTCAGCAGCTCAAAGTTCAGCTGCAATTGTAGAGTGCAAGTGTGGAATGCCTTTGTGCATATGCGAGGCACCGAAACCAGAACCTGCACCTGTAAAGGTAAAAGACGATTCAATCCAGTCTATCAACAGGTGTGGTAGGTATGTACCAGCCTAATGAAGTAATGATCCTGTGCAGCAGAATATTAGCACCACTTCCTCAACTGTTCAATCAAACACAAGGCCTAAAAAATCTACTAGCAACCAACAGTCAGCTGATCCAAGTGCCAAGAAGGCTTCGGCTACTTCCAGCAGCAATTCAAGGTATGGTAGACTCCACTTTCAGGCATTGTTGAGATGAGTGTTAAACTTATTGCCATATGTCTCTACAAATCTGCTGGATGCTTTCGCTCTATATGATCAACTTTGTTCGACAAAATCTATATCAGATGTTGTCCATTATCTTACTACCACAATGTTTCCAAACTTTGTAATAAGATTTCATATCTTCATTAGGCACAAATATTTGCCTCTGTACAGATCATCTCATTTCTTTGTGTGCCACACCGTGACAGCTCATTCTTAAATCTTGGCCTGATGAGCAGTGATAGCAATGATAAGAATCTGTCAGACTATGATGTTACTGGAGAGGTATGCTTATGAACAGTTCGATAGCTCTCCTTTTTATTACGTTATCTATCTGGTACTTGGAATATTTCTGACCTGTAAAAGTAGGAGTTTCTTCATCTTCTAATTGAAGCTTTTGTTCCTTTTAGGGGCTAAGGGAAGCAATTAAAAGTGGGGATATTAATGCTGTCAAGAAACTTCTGAGTGAGGTACCTTTCTCTATCTCTTGTTTCATTTTATCAACTTGATTCTCACAATCAACATTGGGCAGGGAGTGGATTGTAACTACTGCGACAAGCAAGGATTTACTTTGCTACATTTGGTATGTAGTATTTCAAGATCTCCATCTCCCTTGTGGTCAACATATATTCACACATCGTACCATTTGCGTAatcttttgcttatataagtATAATCATTCAAGAGCAAGTGAGTAACAGAATTTGCAGCATAAGGACCACAGCACTCCCATGCATCACTATGATATACAATATGTACACATTAATGCTCAAAATAACATATTTTGCTGCCCCATGGAATATCCAAAGAAACACTTCACCAGATCAGTTTGCATACTTCGGATTTATTGCTTCCTTATGTGCCAGATGCTATATTTTCTGTATAATTTGAGGACCCCTTTGCATGCCAACATGATTGCCTATTGCTTGCATTTGTAAATAGCTTAGTGGTTCATATCCTTTATTCTGCTACAGAAGATCATGGTGTTGGGCACATATACATATCAAAAGCAAAAGTATCTAATCAATATCTGTCTATGTGCAATTGCAGGCTGCGCTATTTAACCAGACTGAGATTGCCCTTATTCTCATGGATAGTGGAGCAAACATTCAACGGAAAAACGGACAAGGTTGCTTTTTTGTTTCACAATCATTGCCTCATTTTGTCACCGAATGGATGGCATTCATTGTTATAACTTggaataccgtacatctctgTGTTGTTAAAGTTGAATAATCTTCATCAAATGCCTATTTCCATCCAGCCTGCCATTCTGCTCTAGTTTCCGATAATACCATAGCATGCTCTTGCTACACAGTAGGAGCTAGCATGTCCTCAAGTTCAGTGCTATAACTTTTAACTTCGAGAAGGCAGATAAACTAAGATCAATGCATAAGCAATAAACACGAAGATGAAGGATTGTTCTAGATTACATTGTCCAATATGCTACTTTATGGATCATTACTATTTACTAGTTCAAATTGCCAGTGATAAAATAATTAACGCTCATGAACTTTTTGAGCAGGGGAAACTCCTTTGGATTGTGCTCCACCCATGCTGCAGTACAAAATGCGCCAGAGGATGGAAGAGCTTGCGGCGTCACGAAGGCCCGAGTGAGGCAGATAGCATGTCAAAATTCTATGCTGCATGGTTACAAATAAACTGTTTAACAATTGGAAGCTTCATGCTGGGGGCATGGTCTTTCATTTCGGGACAACACCATCATGTAGTTATCGGAATGTCATGGGTGGTTGTTTTTGCCCCCCTGAATAAGTTATTCTGCTCAATTTTACTTCCTCGTGTATTCATGTTTGGGTATCGTGATTCCTCCCCCGTTCCAGCAGTCCCATGTATATTACTCCAATTTTATGAAATTCAAAAGTATATGACAGCTTCGTGACATTCACACAGTGTCCAATATAAATCTTGAAGTTAGTTGAAGTCTTGAACCATACTTTGATTTCAATACGCATACATATCGTTATGGGAAGAAAAAATGATGAGTACTTTTAGACACTTTTCACATGAATGATCGAAATACTTATTTGATTATCCACGGAGCAATCTGTTACCAAATGATACTATAAAGTAGTCTAATTAATGAGTGTAAAAAAGGTAGTCCAACTAATGTGAAATTAGTGTTCAATTTGGAGGGTTTTAGAGTGTATATCATGTTAGTAGTGTGCAATCAAGGTTCATTTTGCCAATGTCCAAAGAAATTAGTGATTCACTGAATTATAGTTGGATTGACTATACATATTagtacctccgttcctaaatacttgtcgctgttttaatgcaacaagtatttagaaacggaggatGTACTGTATTTGTATTTGGTGAACCCGTGCATCTGTCGCCGGTCCTTGGTGGCGATGTTGTGGTGCCACTTGCTGTGAGCTCCTGATTCGATGGTCTACAAGAGTAGTTTGCACCGATTGAGAGTTTTCATCTGATATGTCACctttcaaaaatcaaaattgaaAGCTAGGTCAAACCTCTTGTTAGTTTAGATGCAACACCTGCACCTGGATGAAGCCAGAATAACCGACGGAAGCAGAATGATGTGTGGCGATGATGGAAAAGCTAGACAgctgccttttttttagaacagcTAGACACGCTGctaaaaagagaagaagaagaaaaatctaaTGAAAGAACACCGTAAGCAGGCCAGGAGCCCAGGACTCGAAGTCACGGGAGGATTCGGCCATTCGGGAGTCGGGACGCGCTAAAGATACGACTTGGATGACTATCACGGTATCACCGGATACGGCCCAGTACTCTCTTTCTCCTCGCCCCTCCCCAAACGCCGACGCGTTCGGCCAGATCGACGGCCACCCCCAAATTTCTCGCTTCCTCTCGGCGCCCGGCAGATCCTCGCGGACGGCGGCTCTCTTCGTCGGCGGCGCACTCTAatcgacgagctcctcccttAGCCATGGTACCTtgtcctctccttcctcctcctgacccccctcccctcccgcAACATCGCAGCCCAATTCGGGCAGCCACCGAGTCCTTGATCCGTGTCCGTGGCGTGCAACCTTATCCCTGTAGTCACATAAAGCagcttattttttttcaagatttGAATTTTCGCATGAACTTTTACTCGCATGTTTCCTGATAATTTCGACTGGTAACATCATCCACATTGATCTTCTTCTGGTACCTGTGTTTGTATTTTAGTCTACTGTCAAGGGGCAGACCAGGAGAGAGAGGCCTAGGGCTCGTGCTCATGGCCTCACGCAACAGAAGAGGCAGGAAATAAAGGAAGCGTTTGATCTTTTTGACACGGATAACTCTGGTAATGGATCTTTTTGTTTACCTGTCCACTTGTTCCTCTATGGTATTGCTTCACTGA
This is a stretch of genomic DNA from Brachypodium distachyon strain Bd21 chromosome 1, Brachypodium_distachyon_v3.0, whole genome shotgun sequence. It encodes these proteins:
- the LOC100844046 gene encoding vacuolar protein sorting-associated protein 27 isoform X2; translated protein: METPPPFQESAHCDVCRCTFSTFRRRHHCRNCGRTLCHEHSSYHMALPQYGIYTDVRVCYECFSKSSRRGGVRNESSPVSVSSVSDSLSGLNLDKDDASSPTKYSAAQSSAAIVECKCGMPLCICEAPKPEPAPVKNISTTSSTVQSNTRPKKSTSNQQSADPSAKKASATSSSNSSSFLNLGLMSSDSNDKNLSDYDVTGEGLREAIKSGDINAVKKLLSEGVDCNYCDKQGFTLLHLAALFNQTEIALILMDSGANIQRKNGQGETPLDCAPPMLQYKMRQRMEELAASRRPE
- the LOC100844046 gene encoding vacuolar protein sorting-associated protein 27 isoform X1, encoding METPPPFQESAHCDVCRCTFSTFRRRHHCRNCGRTLCHEHSSYHMALPQYGIYTDVRVCYECFSKSSRRGGVRNESSPVSVSSVSDSLSGLNLDKDDASSPTKYSAAQSSAAIVECKCGMPLCICEAPKPEPAPVKQNISTTSSTVQSNTRPKKSTSNQQSADPSAKKASATSSSNSSSFLNLGLMSSDSNDKNLSDYDVTGEGLREAIKSGDINAVKKLLSEGVDCNYCDKQGFTLLHLAALFNQTEIALILMDSGANIQRKNGQGETPLDCAPPMLQYKMRQRMEELAASRRPE